The genomic interval CATCGAGGCGTGAGCCGCGCCGCCGGTCAGCGCTTCCAGCACGACACGAGCAGCCAGCGCCAGCGGTCTCGGATCTCGTTCTCGCCGATCTCGATGCCCCGCGCCGCCACCGCTTCCGGGGGGGCGCTCTGGTAGAAGGCGAGCACGTCGTTGCCGCCAGCGCGGGCCTCGGGTGAATCGAGCCAGTGCGGAATCGACTCCCAGAGGTAGTAGTTCTCCGGGGTCAGATCGACGAAGCCAGCCTCCTCGATGGCCGCCACGAGGGTGTGGTCGAGGAGCAGGTGCTTGATGAGCGGCTGCTTGGCGCGGTTGACCTTCTCCCACCAGGCCGCGTCGACGTCGCCATAGGGGACGCGGTGCCCGATGATGGCCTGCCCGCCCGTCTTGAGAACCCGGCGCATCTCGCGCAGCGCCGCCACCGGCGTGTCGACGAAGTGCAGCGCCTGGCGGATGATGACGATGTCGAACGTCTCATCGGGGAAGGGCAGGGCCTCGGCGCGCCCGACGTGCACCTCGTCGAGGCGCTCGCGGGCCTTCTCGAGCATGCCCTCGGTGAGATCGACGCCCACGAGGGTCTTCACCCGTCCGCGAAAGCTGCCTCCCACCTTGCCCGTGCCCGTGCAGACGTCGAGCAGCGTCGCGTCGGGGCTGACCTGGCACAGCTTCACGTACAGCGCGAGCATGCCGGGGTCGCTGATCCAGGCGGCCGAACCGTCGTAGATGGGGGCTCTTGACGAGAACTGGTTCTGAATGCTCTGCTCGCGCTCGCTCGTCTGGGGTGCTTGGTTCATCGGGGGGGGCCTTTCCGTGATGTGTGTGGGGTGTGACAACGGCGTTGCTTGATTTGAGCAACGCCGCTTGGGAAGACGCATCGGGCCGACGCCGGGGCGGGCGTGCGCCCTCTGTCAGACCCGCTGCAGAACGCGCTGGCTGGGGGCCAGTGCGGGGTTCTTGAAGCGATCGACGCCCGGCACCACGGGTGCCGACGCCGAGCTGAACTTTGCGCGCCACTCGAAGCTCTTGCGGGCATCCGGCTCGAAGTACTGGAAGTGCTCGGGGAAGTGGTTGAAGTCCATCACCGGGCCGGGCGAGTAGGCGTTGTAGAGGCGCTTGTAGGCGCGTCGGCTCACCTCTTCGGGAAGCCCGTTGTA from Pseudomonadota bacterium carries:
- a CDS encoding methyltransferase domain-containing protein, with product MRLPKRRCSNQATPLSHPTHITERPPPMNQAPQTSEREQSIQNQFSSRAPIYDGSAAWISDPGMLALYVKLCQVSPDATLLDVCTGTGKVGGSFRGRVKTLVGVDLTEGMLEKARERLDEVHVGRAEALPFPDETFDIVIIRQALHFVDTPVAALREMRRVLKTGGQAIIGHRVPYGDVDAAWWEKVNRAKQPLIKHLLLDHTLVAAIEEAGFVDLTPENYYLWESIPHWLDSPEARAGGNDVLAFYQSAPPEAVAARGIEIGENEIRDRWRWLLVSCWKR